The Deltaproteobacteria bacterium genome window below encodes:
- the coaBC gene encoding bifunctional phosphopantothenoylcysteine decarboxylase/phosphopantothenate--cysteine ligase CoaBC encodes MIPEHYFFDTFHGKRIQLGVTGSVAAYKALELTRAFSRLHIQVGTTLTASAQNFVTPLSFSALGADPLHTGLFTDGANYDHLEPGCADAFVVAPATANMLAKMAHGIADDILSCQLLAFAGPILAAPAMNPRMWGNPATQDNVRVLLERGIRLVGPVCGTVACGDTGSGRLADLDEIFIHALASLAPQDLAGQRIMVTLGPTREYFDKARFWSNPSTGRMGASLAIGAALRGAQVTAIHGPIALKLPAMIKTIPVVSARDMFTAASDLFPSQDVGCFTAAVADFRPPACDRGKFKKNAQDLTLRFESNPDILATLSRDKAANQQTIGFAAEAEDLVQNATRKLDKKQLDLLVANPIDESGAGFASSTNRVFVLDRWGRQEWWPVLPKPEIAWRIWDWILLNTPSRKTTVS; translated from the coding sequence GTGATCCCCGAGCACTACTTCTTCGACACGTTTCACGGGAAACGTATCCAGCTCGGAGTGACCGGCTCCGTGGCCGCCTACAAGGCCCTGGAATTGACCAGGGCCTTTTCGCGTCTGCACATCCAGGTCGGAACGACCTTGACCGCCTCGGCCCAAAATTTCGTCACGCCATTGTCGTTCTCCGCCCTGGGCGCCGATCCGCTCCATACCGGTCTGTTCACCGACGGCGCCAACTATGACCACCTGGAGCCCGGATGCGCCGACGCGTTTGTCGTGGCCCCGGCCACGGCCAACATGCTGGCCAAAATGGCCCACGGCATCGCGGACGACATCCTGAGTTGCCAGCTCCTGGCCTTTGCCGGCCCGATCCTGGCCGCTCCAGCCATGAACCCACGCATGTGGGGCAATCCCGCCACCCAGGACAACGTCCGCGTCCTCCTCGAACGGGGCATCCGTCTCGTCGGGCCGGTATGCGGGACAGTCGCCTGCGGCGACACGGGGTCGGGCCGCCTGGCCGATCTCGATGAAATTTTCATCCACGCCCTGGCCTCCCTGGCCCCCCAGGATCTGGCCGGGCAACGCATCATGGTCACCCTCGGCCCGACCAGGGAATACTTCGACAAGGCCCGGTTCTGGTCCAACCCCTCCACCGGCCGCATGGGCGCCAGCCTGGCCATCGGCGCGGCGCTGCGTGGCGCCCAGGTCACGGCCATCCACGGCCCCATCGCCCTGAAACTGCCGGCCATGATCAAGACCATACCCGTGGTTTCGGCCCGGGACATGTTCACCGCGGCCAGCGACCTTTTTCCATCCCAGGACGTCGGTTGCTTCACGGCGGCCGTGGCCGACTTCCGCCCCCCTGCCTGTGATCGGGGCAAATTCAAAAAAAATGCCCAGGACCTAACCCTGCGGTTTGAATCGAATCCGGACATTCTGGCCACGCTGAGTCGCGACAAGGCCGCGAACCAGCAAACCATTGGCTTCGCGGCCGAAGCCGAGGATCTGGTCCAGAACGCGACCCGCAAACTGGACAAAAAACAGCTTGATCTGCTCGTCGCCAATCCCATAGATGAATCTGGCGCGGGCTTTGCCTCGTCCACCAACCGGGTTTTTGTCCTTGATCGTTGGGGACGCCAGGAATGGTGGCCAGTCCTGCCCAAGCCTGAAATCGCATGGAGGATCTGGGATTGGATCTTGCTGAACACGCCCTCTCGGAAAACAACCGTATCCTGA
- a CDS encoding NAD-dependent epimerase has protein sequence MKILITGAAGFIGFHLARRFLRTDAQVFGLDNLNDYYSVELKKDRLQLLEKEKHFHFEPIDLADHARLDEYFAAHGFTHVVNLAAQAGVRYSLLNPKSYIDSNIVGFANLLECCRHHGTKHLVYASSSSVYGLNTNMPFSVHDNVDHPISLYAASKKSNELMAHTYSYLYQLPTTGLRFFTVYGPWGRPDMALFLFTQAIRDNKPINIFNHGKMRRDFTYIDDIVEGVVRVVHHIPSPNPKWDGNAPDPGSSPAPYRLYNIGNNNTVELERFITVLEQALGKKAQRCYMDLQPGDVPATYANVDDLVRDVGFKPSTSIETGIERFIAWYADYYGL, from the coding sequence ATGAAAATTCTGATCACGGGCGCGGCCGGCTTCATCGGCTTTCATCTGGCGCGACGCTTTCTACGGACGGACGCGCAGGTTTTCGGGCTGGACAACCTCAACGACTACTATTCCGTCGAACTCAAAAAGGATCGTTTGCAACTCCTTGAAAAGGAGAAGCATTTCCATTTCGAACCCATTGATTTGGCCGATCACGCACGGCTGGACGAATATTTCGCGGCCCATGGCTTCACCCATGTCGTCAATCTCGCGGCCCAGGCCGGGGTGCGGTATTCGCTGCTCAATCCCAAATCCTATATCGATTCAAACATTGTCGGCTTCGCCAACCTGCTGGAATGCTGCCGCCACCACGGCACCAAGCATCTTGTGTACGCGTCATCCAGCTCCGTCTACGGGCTGAACACGAACATGCCCTTTTCCGTCCATGACAACGTGGACCATCCCATCAGCCTGTACGCGGCCAGCAAAAAATCCAACGAACTCATGGCGCATACCTACAGCTACCTGTACCAGCTCCCGACCACTGGCTTGCGCTTTTTCACGGTCTATGGACCGTGGGGACGGCCGGACATGGCCCTGTTCCTGTTCACCCAGGCCATCCGCGACAACAAACCGATCAACATCTTCAATCACGGAAAAATGCGTCGGGATTTCACGTATATCGATGACATTGTCGAAGGCGTGGTCCGCGTGGTGCACCACATCCCCAGCCCCAATCCCAAATGGGACGGCAACGCGCCCGATCCCGGATCCTCACCGGCGCCGTACCGCCTCTACAACATCGGCAACAACAACACCGTCGAGCTGGAACGATTCATCACGGTGCTGGAGCAGGCACTGGGCAAAAAAGCCCAGCGTTGCTACATGGACCTGCAGCCCGGCGACGTGCCGGCCACCTATGCCAACGTTGACGATCTGGTCCGCGACGTGGGCTTCAAGCCATCGACAAGCATCGAAACGGGCATTGAACGTTTCATCGCATGGTACGCGGACTATTACGGCCTCTAG
- a CDS encoding ParA family protein, with protein MAQTLVLANQKGGVGKTTTTVNLAASLAAMEQRVLVIDCDPQANASSGLGVDVGSLKKSVYQALFTPEKARAIIRGTDMEYLRILPSTPDLVGAEIELNDAPNREFILRAIVDTVTDEYDYILIDCPPSLGLITINALSAAKWLLVPLQCEYYALEGIAHLMKTHALIQERLNPNLEILGILLTMFDKRNKLSFMVEREVRDHFGELVFATTIPRNVRLSEAPSHGLPAILYDIRSLGTQSYITLAQELMENTRLQPQVQEA; from the coding sequence GTGGCCCAGACTCTTGTTTTGGCGAATCAAAAGGGCGGTGTCGGCAAAACGACCACGACCGTGAACCTGGCCGCGTCCCTGGCGGCCATGGAACAACGGGTCCTCGTCATTGACTGCGATCCGCAGGCCAATGCATCGAGCGGCCTGGGCGTGGATGTCGGCAGCCTGAAAAAATCCGTGTACCAGGCGCTGTTTACCCCGGAAAAGGCGCGGGCCATTATCCGTGGAACGGACATGGAATATCTTCGGATTCTGCCGTCGACCCCGGACCTGGTCGGAGCGGAAATAGAGCTCAACGACGCGCCCAACCGGGAATTCATCCTGCGCGCCATCGTCGACACGGTGACCGACGAATACGACTACATCCTCATCGACTGCCCCCCGTCCCTGGGACTGATCACCATCAACGCCCTGAGCGCGGCCAAATGGCTTCTGGTTCCGTTGCAGTGTGAATATTACGCCCTGGAAGGCATCGCCCATCTCATGAAAACCCACGCCCTGATCCAGGAACGGCTCAACCCGAACCTGGAAATCCTGGGCATTTTGCTGACCATGTTCGACAAACGAAACAAGCTCTCCTTCATGGTCGAACGTGAAGTCCGGGACCATTTCGGAGAGCTTGTCTTCGCCACCACCATCCCCAGGAATGTCCGTCTCTCGGAAGCGCCTAGCCACGGCTTGCCGGCCATTCTGTACGATATCCGATCCCTGGGAACCCAGTCCTACATCACCCTGGCGCAGGAACTGATGGAGAATACTCGCCTTCAGCCGCAGGTACAGGAGGCGTGA
- a CDS encoding ParB/RepB/Spo0J family partition protein: MTMKKRGLGRGLDVLIKSRVVEPEPDAEIVTLDIDALSPNAHQPRHHFDETALEELAASIKAQGLIQPVLVRPMETAGSYEIVAGERRWRASRMAGLTRIECIVRPMDDRESMAIALIENLQREDLNPMEEARALGLIKEHFQITQEDLADKIGKSRPAVTNCLRLLRLPDTVQARLESGILTAGHARALLAIEDPKAMEFLAGMVQTKELTVRATEDLVKKFKHNQQAAPDKTPKKKHLPSDLQGLSQNLGQRYPFKIDCAGTENKGRIVLSYATAEEREHIAALLGRLATEEPA; the protein is encoded by the coding sequence ATGACCATGAAAAAACGAGGACTTGGACGGGGCCTTGATGTACTCATCAAAAGCCGCGTTGTCGAACCCGAGCCCGATGCCGAAATTGTCACGCTGGACATCGACGCCCTGAGCCCCAATGCCCATCAGCCGCGTCACCATTTCGACGAAACGGCCCTGGAAGAATTGGCGGCGTCCATCAAGGCCCAGGGACTGATCCAGCCCGTGCTGGTCCGTCCCATGGAAACAGCCGGGAGCTACGAAATCGTGGCCGGGGAGCGACGTTGGCGGGCTAGCCGCATGGCCGGCCTGACCCGCATCGAATGCATCGTGCGCCCCATGGACGACCGCGAAAGCATGGCCATCGCCCTGATCGAAAATTTGCAGCGCGAGGACCTCAATCCCATGGAGGAAGCGCGGGCCCTGGGGCTGATCAAGGAGCATTTTCAGATCACCCAGGAGGATCTGGCCGATAAGATTGGCAAAAGCCGGCCCGCCGTGACCAATTGCCTGCGTCTGCTCAGACTGCCGGACACCGTGCAGGCCCGGCTCGAATCGGGCATTCTGACCGCCGGGCACGCCCGGGCCCTGCTCGCCATCGAGGACCCCAAGGCCATGGAATTTCTCGCCGGCATGGTCCAAACCAAGGAACTCACGGTGCGCGCCACCGAAGACCTGGTCAAGAAATTCAAGCATAACCAACAGGCCGCCCCGGACAAAACTCCGAAAAAGAAACACCTTCCCTCGGATCTACAGGGACTGAGCCAGAACCTGGGCCAACGCTATCCATTCAAGATCGATTGCGCCGGCACCGAGAACAAGGGCCGGATCGTGCTCAGCTACGCCACGGCCGAAGAACGGGAGCACATCGCCGCCCTGCTCGGGCGTCTGGCCACGGAGGAACCGGCATGA
- a CDS encoding D-glycero-beta-D-manno-heptose-7-phosphate kinase, translating into MNLAFNASRMIGAKVLIIGDIMLDQYQRGVVERISPEAPVPIVKVTDQEFKIGGAGNVAQNIAMLGGKATLISVCGQDLYGQNLARICADLDVDARLLMSTARETTLKTRIMAAHQQMLRVDLETATPFDDAEFRDLTEAVDACLPEFDVVVLSDYGKGVISPEFLKWFGPRIKAGQKVVLDPKTCNFPFYSGLYCMTPNTKEASEGAEMPVKNKNDIIEVGIKILRERALQTLVITLGSDGMAVFLPGHGIFHLPTMARDVFDVTGAGDTVIGVVSLGLSAGLDLLTSCMIANCAAGVVVGQVGAVGITQEDLTEALGVGAMVHHEKWADL; encoded by the coding sequence ATGAACCTCGCCTTCAACGCCTCGCGCATGATCGGCGCCAAGGTGCTCATCATCGGCGACATCATGCTCGACCAATACCAACGCGGCGTCGTGGAACGCATCTCCCCAGAAGCGCCGGTGCCCATCGTCAAGGTCACGGACCAGGAATTCAAGATCGGCGGCGCCGGAAACGTGGCCCAGAACATCGCCATGCTCGGCGGCAAGGCCACCTTGATCAGCGTTTGCGGCCAGGACCTGTATGGCCAGAACCTCGCCCGCATCTGCGCCGATCTCGACGTGGACGCCAGGTTGCTCATGTCCACGGCCAGGGAAACAACGCTCAAGACTCGAATCATGGCCGCGCATCAGCAAATGCTGCGCGTGGACCTAGAAACAGCAACGCCGTTCGATGACGCGGAATTCCGCGATCTGACCGAGGCCGTGGACGCCTGCCTGCCGGAATTCGATGTCGTGGTCCTGTCCGACTACGGCAAGGGCGTCATTTCCCCGGAATTTCTGAAGTGGTTCGGACCAAGGATCAAAGCCGGTCAAAAGGTCGTGCTCGATCCCAAGACCTGCAATTTCCCCTTCTATTCCGGCCTGTACTGCATGACGCCAAACACCAAGGAAGCCTCCGAGGGCGCCGAGATGCCCGTCAAGAACAAAAACGACATCATTGAGGTCGGCATCAAGATCCTGCGCGAACGCGCCCTGCAAACCCTGGTCATCACCCTGGGGAGCGACGGCATGGCCGTGTTTTTGCCCGGGCATGGAATTTTTCACCTTCCGACCATGGCCCGCGATGTTTTCGACGTCACCGGCGCCGGCGATACGGTCATCGGCGTCGTGTCCCTGGGCCTGAGCGCGGGACTGGACCTTCTGACCTCATGCATGATCGCCAACTGCGCGGCCGGGGTGGTCGTCGGCCAGGTCGGCGCCGTGGGTATCACCCAGGAGGACCTGACCGAGGCCCTGGGCGTGGGGGCCATGGTCCATCACGAAAAATGGGCCGACCTCTAA
- a CDS encoding type I restriction endonuclease subunit R — translation MHEVSLNRMITDYISGDAIPETTYEDLRQGLARMLVEDKDYPKSRVRPKHEIAYEVNGEAHSAVIDIAVFSEEGRPLLALFFCPGEIGSFVRQATAAARIHLPEPFPLVAVTDSMDIVVVATQSGDSVGDGFSGVPRWPDLEPLARAHPVAVLSEARIRGERRILLAYSGLAGPCCGGDCDA, via the coding sequence ATGCACGAAGTCAGTTTGAACCGGATGATCACCGACTATATTTCCGGGGACGCAATCCCGGAAACCACCTACGAGGATTTACGACAGGGCTTGGCCCGGATGCTGGTCGAGGACAAGGATTATCCCAAGAGCCGCGTGCGTCCCAAGCATGAGATCGCCTACGAGGTGAATGGCGAGGCGCATTCCGCCGTCATTGATATCGCGGTTTTTTCCGAGGAGGGACGGCCTTTGCTGGCGCTGTTCTTTTGTCCGGGGGAGATTGGCTCCTTCGTGCGTCAGGCCACGGCCGCGGCCAGGATCCATCTGCCCGAGCCCTTTCCCCTGGTCGCGGTGACGGATTCCATGGATATCGTGGTCGTGGCCACGCAATCGGGGGACAGCGTCGGCGATGGATTCAGCGGTGTGCCGCGATGGCCGGATTTGGAACCCCTGGCCAGGGCGCATCCGGTGGCTGTCCTGTCCGAGGCGCGGATACGCGGCGAACGACGGATTCTCCTCGCGTATTCCGGCCTTGCCGGGCCCTGTTGTGGTGGGGACTGTGACGCGTGA
- a CDS encoding DNA-binding protein, whose translation MNDLFLIKCIYHIHDGLCNGLTKFSGPSRAALVYCVSDTTPLRVHDPQDLLRGHEPRLQELYLRDQRWRHCTGMELREDVVRCGNLELSGLISFGGRSTNLAYQMWFTEQHRDMCSTGPTERWLEHACRLMSQDMGTASPLDLGTSSYVLQDFATHAVRDHIIDVRNLSVGLDTQLRIYPILEAIQGISKTQEEGCWPWGDLIFVEPAHARLVHYLATFGAFERPAMKDIKHIRKLLQAVEANRHKLVSDGHQIIGIGTGRMPDFSVVAEFRGRHGFIQVQDEAVCSFADGGFHSSNRKPNLVQLEEILLELKIDSNRIYAIMKVVTALVSSAQERKHGCALVLDHGCPLASISGQHLNDPLDLRRLVDLDLAKSLAKVDGALHIDMMYLKLHAFAALLDGRAVAGENRARGARFNSALRFTADHDQVILVVVSADRPISIIQHGTELTAHCEWTPKYRCLTVPPTLEDWLIESTA comes from the coding sequence ATGAACGATCTTTTCCTCATCAAATGCATCTACCACATCCACGACGGTCTCTGTAACGGCCTGACCAAATTTTCCGGGCCCAGCCGGGCCGCCCTCGTCTATTGCGTTTCGGACACCACCCCCCTGCGCGTCCACGACCCCCAGGACTTGTTGCGCGGTCACGAACCCCGGCTCCAGGAACTGTATCTCCGGGACCAACGCTGGCGACACTGCACCGGCATGGAACTCCGCGAGGACGTGGTACGCTGTGGCAACCTGGAGCTCTCGGGCCTGATCTCCTTTGGTGGACGATCGACGAACCTCGCCTACCAAATGTGGTTCACGGAACAACACCGCGACATGTGCTCCACCGGGCCGACGGAACGCTGGCTGGAACACGCCTGCCGGCTCATGTCCCAGGATATGGGCACCGCCTCTCCCCTGGATCTGGGCACATCCAGCTACGTGCTGCAGGATTTCGCCACCCACGCCGTGCGCGACCACATCATCGATGTCCGCAACCTGAGCGTCGGTCTGGACACCCAACTGCGTATCTACCCCATTCTGGAGGCCATCCAAGGCATTTCCAAGACCCAGGAAGAAGGCTGCTGGCCCTGGGGCGATCTGATCTTCGTCGAGCCCGCCCACGCCCGCCTCGTGCACTACTTGGCGACATTCGGCGCCTTTGAGCGCCCGGCCATGAAGGATATCAAGCATATCCGCAAACTTCTCCAGGCCGTGGAGGCCAACCGGCACAAGCTGGTCAGCGACGGGCACCAGATCATCGGCATCGGCACGGGTCGCATGCCGGATTTCTCGGTGGTGGCGGAATTTCGAGGCCGGCACGGGTTCATTCAGGTCCAGGACGAGGCGGTTTGCAGTTTCGCCGATGGCGGCTTCCACTCCTCCAACCGGAAACCCAATCTGGTCCAGCTGGAAGAAATCCTGCTCGAGCTCAAGATAGACAGCAATCGCATCTATGCGATCATGAAGGTGGTCACGGCCCTGGTGTCCAGCGCCCAGGAACGCAAGCATGGCTGCGCCCTGGTCCTGGATCATGGATGCCCCCTGGCCAGCATCTCCGGCCAGCATCTGAATGACCCCCTGGATCTGCGGCGCCTCGTGGACCTGGACCTGGCCAAATCCCTGGCCAAGGTCGATGGCGCCCTGCATATCGACATGATGTACTTGAAGCTCCACGCTTTCGCGGCCCTGCTCGACGGCCGGGCCGTGGCCGGCGAGAACCGGGCCCGCGGGGCGCGATTCAATTCCGCGCTCCGGTTCACGGCCGATCATGATCAGGTCATCCTGGTCGTGGTCAGCGCGGACCGCCCCATTTCCATCATCCAGCATGGCACGGAATTGACGGCCCACTGCGAATGGACTCCCAAATACCGATGCCTGACCGTCCCGCCCACGCTCGAAGATTGGCTGATCGAGTCCACGGCCTAG